From Anopheles arabiensis isolate DONGOLA chromosome 3, AaraD3, whole genome shotgun sequence, a single genomic window includes:
- the LOC120902957 gene encoding uncharacterized protein LOC120902957 codes for MLLVQLVGAMLLALLPSSVNGIVYVRIRNERGPTAARAGIQCLELLSHTYFNMRETTQIENIVIFYLQNLSSPAREILLGYLQLHHTGYDIHEDDDDDEDGEPESQFQLKLMSDSVSSDDLRRAQFMDHKQIDYYVIVIDSFEGLQSALDRISATAAFNPRGKFVVLYNNPNDRDSNARLANRALGHLFVGHHSVNVLFAFAIDATSYHVYTGDPYHGATDCGQMKALKVATVVNGSFASRALSTAMINIPKVPPELESCTFLLCTRVAPPFIDLDCSRGLELQIMDLLRESMKFKVNVSCSTMDRGELEPDGSWSDLLGLMRADECDIIAGGFSPDFDVHDAFGSTTLYLQDYYTWFVPAAGPDARWKLLVYIFEPTTWEAFAGVLFVSALVWRLVAHYLPELAAHRELSMCFLNTWSVFLCISANNRPECNALRLLFMGLTLYALNVTTIYTSILITMLTNPPLAYQMDTIEEILASGVPIGGRLDSEDWFINDFADDRLVSEQYNATSEFQPSLDNLQAVVEGKRSLLMSRLYVRNTKYNGLVHGLSRDVLVTQIEMIMEKGFPLLPKFNRILSNLIDMGIMQKLWNDFLYNVTILDRIRAHRALSEADIIAASPEVVLTLDHLQSAFALYGIGMCLCVVVFLLEVLSKTRWIGKGRVVLEKRWDELLVRLQLKERTAREMTIRPRKMVRFRKVLK; via the coding sequence ATGTTGCTCGTTCAGTTGGTTGGCGCTATGCTGCTGGCACTTTTGCCGTCCAGTGTTAACGGCATCGTGTACGTGCGGATAAGGAACGAGCGTGGACCAACGGCAGCCCGCGCCGGCATCCAGTGTCTCGAGCTGCTGAGCCATACCTACTTTAATATGCGCGAAACGACGCAGATTGAGAACATCGTCATCTTTTACCTGCAAAATCTGAGCTCCCCGGCCCGGGAGATCCTGCTCGGATATCTGCAGCTGCATCACACCGGTTACGACATCcacgaggacgacgatgatgacgaggaCGGCGAACCGGAGTCCCAGTTTCAGCTGAAGCTCATGTCCGACTCGGTGTCGTCCGACGACTTGCGAAGGGCACAGTTCATGGACCACAAGCAGATCGACTACTACGTCATCGTGATTGACAGCTTCGAGGGTTTGCAGAGTGCGCTGGACCGCATCAGCGCGACGGCGGCCTTCAATCCGCGCGGCAAGTTCGTCGTGCTGTACAACAATCCGAACGATCGTGACTCCAACGCCCGGCTGGCGAACCGGGCCCTCGGCCACCTGTTCGTTGGCCACCACTCGGTGAACGTGCTGTTCGCGTTCGCCATCGACGCCACCAGCTACCACGTGTACACGGGCGATCCGTACCACGGCGCTACCGACTGTGGCCAGATGAAAGCGCTCAAGGTGGCCACGGTCGTGAACGGGAGCTTCGCGAGCCGTGCACTTTCCACCGCCATGATCAACATCCCGAAGGTGCCGCCGGAGCTGGAATCCTGCACGTTTCTGCTCTGCACCCGCGTCGCGCCGCCCTTCATCGATCTCGACTGCAGCCGCGGGCTGGAGCTGCAAATAATGGATCTGTTGCGCGAGTCGATGAAGTTCAAGGTGAACGTTTCGTGCAGCACGATGGACCGCGGCGAGCTCGAGCCGGACGGGAGCTGGAGCGATCTGCTCGGGCTGATGCGGGCGGACGAGTGTGACATCATTGCCGGCGGTTTCAGTCCCGACTTTGACGTGCACGACGCGTTCGGCTCGACCACGCTGTACCTGCAGGACTACTACACCTGGTTCGTGCCGGCGGCCGGCCCCGACGCCCGCTGGAAGCTGCTGGTGTACATCTTCGAGCCGACCACCTGGGAGGCGTTCGCGGGCGTGCTGTTCGTGTCGGCGCTGGTGTGGCGGCTAGTTGCGCACTATCTGCCCGAGCTGGCCGCCCATCGGGAGCTATCGATGTGCTTTCTGAACACCTGGAGCGTGTTTCTGTGCATTTCGGCCAACAATCGGCCGGAGTGTAATgcgctgcggctgctgttTATGGGACTGACGCTGTATGCGCTCAACGTGACGACGATCTACACGAGCATCTTGATCACGATGCTCACCAATCCGCCGCTCGCCTACCAGATGGACACGATCGAGGAGATCCTGGCGAGCGGTGTCCCGATCGGTGGCCGGCTCGACAGTGAGGATTGGTTCATAAACGACTTTGCGGACGATCGGCTCGTATCGGAGCAGTACAACGCTACCTCCGAGTTTCAGCCGTCGCTCGATAATCTGCAAGCCGTAGTCGAAGGCAAACGATCGCTGCTGATGAGCCGGCTGTACGTGCGCAACACCAAGTACAACGGGCTGGTGCACGGGTTGTCGCGGGACGTGTTGGTGACGCAGATCGAGATGATAATGGAGAAGGGATTCCCGCTGCTGCCGAAGTTCAACCGCATCCTGTCCAATCTGATCGACATGGGCATCATGCAGAAGCTGTGGAACGACTTCCTGTACAACGTGACGATACTGGATCGGATCCGGGCGCACAGGGCACTGAGCGAGGCGGACATTATAGCCGCTTCGCCCGAGGTTGTGCTGACGCTGGATCATTTGCAAAGTGCGTTTGCGCTGTACGGGATTGggatgtgcttgtgtgtggtggtgtttcTGTTGGAGGTGCTGTCCAAAACGCGCTGGATTGGGAAGGGGCGCGTTGTGTTGGAGAAGCGATGGGATGAGCTGCTGGTACGGTTGCAGCTGAAGGAACGCACGGCTAGGGAGATGACGATTCGGCCAAGGAAGATGGTGAGATTCAGGAAGGTTTTGAAGTAG